One genomic region from Bubalus bubalis isolate 160015118507 breed Murrah chromosome 24, NDDB_SH_1, whole genome shotgun sequence encodes:
- the TRIM56 gene encoding E3 ubiquitin-protein ligase TRIM56, producing MVSQGSSPSLLEALSSDFLACKICLEQLRVPKTLPCLHTYCQDCLAQLAEGSRLRCPECRESVPVPPAGVAAFKTNFFVNGLLDLVKARAGGDLRAGKPACALCPLMGGASAGGPATARCLDCADDLCQACADGHRCTRQTHSHRVVDLVGYRAGWYDEEARERQAAQCPQHPGEALRFLCQPCSQLLCRECRLDPHLDHPCLPLAEAVRARRPGLEELLAGVDNNLAKLEATRLAEKEALARLREQAAKVVTQVEEASERVLRALLAQKQEVLGQLRAHVEAAEEGARERLGELEGQEQVAREAAAFARRVLSLGREAEILSLEGAIAQRLRQLQSCPWVPGPAPCQLPQLELYPGLLDKNCHLLRLSFEEQQPQKDSGKDGTRSQGGDATQPQSSDGVQTPNQDRAQTPQEDEAQPLKAERAETPQEDGAKTPKEGRAQTPQEDGGTQARVGSRSNKKRKFKGRLKSVSREPSPAPGPNLEGSGLLPRPIFFCSFPTRMPGDKRAPRITGLCPFGSREILVADEQNRALKRFSLNGDYRGAVPVPEGCSPCSVAALQDTVAFSAAARLYLINHNGEVQWRRALSLCQASHAVAAMPSGDRVAVSVSGHVEVYNMEGSLATRFIPGGKANRGLRALVFLTTSPQGHFVGSDWQQNSLVVCDGLGQVVGEYRGPGLHGCQPGSVSVDKKGYIFLTLREVNKVVILDPKGSLLGDFLTAYHGLEKPRVTTMVDGRYLVVSLSNGTIHVFRVRPLDS from the coding sequence ATGGTTTCCCAGGGCTCCTCACCATCCCTCCTGGAGGCCTTGAGCAGCGACTTCCTGGCCTGTAAAATCTGCCTGGAGCAACTGCGGGTGCCCAAAACGCTGCCCTGCCTGCACACCTACTGCCAGGACTGCCTAGCACAGCTGGCTGAGGGCAGCCGCCTCCGATGCCCTGAGTGCCGCGAGTCTGTGCCCGTGCCGCCTGCAGGCGTGGCCGCCTTCAAGACCAACTTCTTTGTCAACGGACTCCTGGATTTGGTGAAGGCCCGGGCCGGTGGCGACCTGCGGGCAGGGAAGCCGGCCTGTGCCCTGTGCCCCCTGATGGGGGGCGCCAGTGCCGGGGGGCCAGCCACCGCCCGCTGCCTGGACTGCGCCGACGACCTGTGCCAGGCCTGTGCCGATGGACACCGGTGCACCCGACAGACCCACAGCCATAGGGTGgtggacctggtgggctacagggcgGGGTGGTACGACGAGGAGGCCCGGGAGCGCCAGGCGGCCCAGTGTCCCCAGCACCCAGGGGAGGCCCTGCGCTTCCTGTGCCAGCCGtgctcccagctgctgtgccgAGAGTGTCGCCTGGACCCCCACCTGGACCACCCCTGCCTGCCCCTGGCTGAGGCTGTGCGTGCCCGGAGGCCCGGCCTCGAGGAGCTGCTGGCCGGCGTGGACAACAACCTGGCCAAGCTGGAGGCCACCCGGCTGGCCGAAAAGGAAGCCTTGGCCCGGCTGCGGGAGCAGGCGGCCAAGGTGGTCACGCAGGTGGAGGAGGCGTCCGAGCGGGTCCTCAGGGCCCTCCTGGCCCAGAAGCAGGAGGTGCTCGGTCAGCTGCGGGCCCACGTGGAGGCTGCCGAGGAGGGTGCTCGGGAGCGCCTGGGGGAGCTGGAGGGCCAGGAGCAAGTGGCCAGGGAGGCGGCCGCCTTTGCCCGTCGGGTGCTTAGCCTGGGGCGTGAGGCTGAGATCCTCTCGCTGGAGGGGGCAATCGCCCAGCGGCTCCGGCAGCTGCAGAGCTGTCCCTGGGTGCCTGGGCCCGCTCCCTGCCAGCTGCCCCAGCTGGAACTGTATCCCGGGCTCCTGGACAAGAACTGCCACCTGCTGAGGCTTTCCTTTGAGGAGCAGCAGCCGCAGAAGGACAGCGGGAAGGATGGAACCCGAAGCCAGGGAGGTGATGCAACCCAGCCCCAGAGCAGTGATGGAGTTCAGACCCCAAATCAGGACAGAGCGCAGACACCCCAAGAGGACGAAGCCCAGCCCCTCAAGGCGGAGAGAGCTGAGACTCCCCAGGAAGATGGAGCCAAGACCCCGAAAGAGGGCAGAGCCCAGACACCCCAGGAAGATGGAGGAACCCAGGCCCGGGTGGGCAGCAGATCCAACAAGAAGAGGAAGTTCAAAGGCAGGCTCAAGTCCGTCTCCCGGgagcccagccccgcccccgggcCAAACCTAGAGGGCTCTGGCCTCCTCCCCAGGCCCATCTTTTTCTGCAGCTTCCCCACCCGGATGCCCGGGGACAAGCGCGCCCCCCGGATCACTGGGCTCTGTCCCTTTGGCTCCCGGGAGATCCTGGTGGCGGATGAGCAGAACAGGGCCCTAAAGCGCTTCTCTCTCAATGGCGACTACAGGGGCGCCGTGCCCGTGCCCGAGGGCTGCTCCCCATGCAGCGTGGCTGCCCTGCAGGACACTGTGGCCTTCTCAGCAGCCGCGCGGCTCTATCTCATCAACCACAACGGCGAGGTGCAGTGGCGCCGGGCGCTGAGCCTCTGCCAGGCCAGCCACGCTGTGGCCGCCATGCCGAGCGGGGACCGGGTGGCGGTCAGCGTGTCCGGCCACGTGGAGGTGTACAACATGGAAGGTAGCTTGGCCACACGGTTCATCCCCGGGGGCAAGGCCAACCGGGGCCTGCGGGCACTTGTGTTCCTGACCACCAGCCCCCAGGGCCACTTTGTAGGGTCCGATTGGCAGCAGAATAGCTTGGTGGTCTGTGATGGGCTGGGTCAGGTGGTTGGGGAGTACCGAGGACCTGGCCTTCATGGCTGCCAGCCGGGCTCCGTGTCCGTGGATAAGAAAGGCTACATCTTTCTGACCCTTCGAGAGGTCAACAAGGTGGTGATCCTCGATCCGAAGGGCTCGCTGCTTGGCGACTTCCTGACGGCCTATCACGGCCTGGAAAAGCCCCGGGTGACCACCATGGTGGACGGCAGGTACCTGGTCGTGTCCCTCAGTAACGGCACCATCCACGTCTTTCGGGTCCGCCCTCTTGACAGTTAA